In Pseudophryne corroboree isolate aPseCor3 chromosome 3, aPseCor3.hap2, whole genome shotgun sequence, a genomic segment contains:
- the LOC135055021 gene encoding pepsin A-like, with amino-acid sequence MKILLLFGLVVLAQCSMVKVPLRKGESLRSRLSRLGLLGDYLSKHPYNPATKYFTNLAQASGEPLQNYMDIEYFGTISIGTPPQSFTVIFDTGSSNLWVPSVACSSPACTNHHMFNPQESSTFQSTNTPVSIQYGTGSMTGYLGYDTVQVGNIQITNQIFGLSQTEPGSFLYYSPFDGILGLAFPSLASSQATPVFDNMWNQGLIPQDLFSVYLSSQGQSGSFVLFGGVDTSYYSGNLNWVPLTAETYWQITVDSVSINGQVIACSESCQAIVDTGTSLLAGPSTPIANIQYYIGASQDSNGQYVINCNSISNMPTIVFTINGVQFPLPASAYVRQNQQGCTSGFQAMNLPTNSGDLWILGDVFIREYYVVFDRANNYVAMAPIA; translated from the exons ATGAAGATCCTTCTTCTATTCGGGCTTGTTGTTCTGGCACAATGCAGTATGGTGAA agtcCCCCTCAGAAAAGGGGAGTCTCTCCGGAGTCGCTTAAGCAGACTGGGGTTACTGGGTGACTACCTTTCAAAGCATCCTTACAATCCAGCAACTAAATACTTCACCAATTTGGCTCAGGCCTCTGGCGAACCACTACAGAACTACATGGAT ATTGAATATTTTGGGACAATTTCCATTGGAACTCCACCACAATCCTTCACTGTAATCTTTGATACAGGATCTTCAAACTTGTGGGTTCCATCTGTGGCTTGCTCCAGTCCAGCCTGCA CAAATCACCACATGTTTAACCCACAAGAGTCATCCACCTTCCAGTCCACCAACACCCCAGTATCCATACAATATGGCACCGGCAGTATGACTGGCTACCTGGGATATGACACCGTGCAG GTGGGAAACATCCAGATTACAAACCAGATATTTGGTCTCAGTCAGACTGAACCTGGCTCTTTCCTGTATTACTCTCCATTCGATGGGATCTTGGGACTTGCCTTTCCAAGCTTGGCATCATCTCAAGCTACACCAGTATTTGACAATATGTGGAACCAAGGACTCATTCCCCAGGACCTCTTCTCTGTCTATCTAAGCTC TCAAGGGCAGAGTGGCAGCTTCGTTTTGTTTGGTGGAGTGGACACATCTTATTACAGTGGAAACCTAAACTGGGTCCCACTGACAGCTGAAACTTATTGGCAGATAACAGTGGACAG CGTATCTATCAATGGACAAGTCATTGCTTGCAGCGAATCCTGTCAAGCAATTGTTGATACTGGTACCTCCCTGCTGGCTGGACCATCAACTCCCATTGCCAACATTCAGTACTACATTGGAGCAAGCCAGGATTCAAATGGACAG TATGTGATCAACTGCAACAGCATCAGCAACATGCCAACTATTGTCTTTACCATCAATGGCGTTCAGTTCCCACTGCCAGCCAGTGCATACGTGCGTCAG AATCAACAGGGATGCACCAGTGGCTTCCAGGCCATGAATCTGCCAACAAACTCTGGAGACTTGTGGATCCTAGGAGACGTATTTATCCGTGAATATTATGTGGTGTTTGACAGAGCCAATAATTATGTAGCAATGGCTCCAATCGCATAA